The Leptospira saintgironsiae genome contains the following window.
AAGATTATGAATACCAGGCAGTGTAAATTCTCTTGGTTTAACACCAGTTGCAAATATAATCGCATCTGGATCCAATTCTTCAAGTAAGTTTAGATCACAATTTGTATTTAAACGAATATCAACTCCAAGTGCTGGAAGTTCGTTTTTAAAATAACGGATTGTCTCTTTGAATTCAGATTTGCCCGGAATATTAGAAGCAAGTTGGAACTGTCCACCTAGCTGATCTGCCTTTTCGAGTAATATAACTTCGTGACCTAGAGAAGCGCTTGCTCTTGCTGCTTCCAAACCTCCTGGTCCAGATCCGATCACCACAACTTTTTGAGGTTTCACAGTCGAATCAATTTTGTATTCCAATTCATTTACAGCTTGAGGATTCACTAGACAGGAAACTGACTTATCTATGAAAGCATGATCTAAGCAAGATTGGTTACATGCAATACATGTGTTGATACGATTTGACATACCTGTTTGGATTTTTTTTACGATAAACGCATCAGCGAGAAATGGTCTCGCCATAGAAATTATATCTGCTTGATTCGTATCAAAAATTCTTTGTACTGTGTTCGGATCGTTTACTCTGTTGGAAGCAATGATAGGAATGCCAGGAGTTTTTTCTTTGATACGTCCTGCAATATTTGCCCAAGCTCCTCTCGGAACTAATTGGCTTATGGTTGGGATCCTTGATTCATGCCATCCGATCCCTATATTCAAAGCAGATACACCTTCTTGTTTTAATGTTTGAGCTAGATCACATACTTCTTCGAAAGTCGGATTTCCAGGAATAAGATCGATACCCGACATTCTAAAAATAATCGGAAAACCTTCTGGAAGATTTTTTACAACTGCTCGAAGAACTTCGACAGCCATATTCATTCGTCTTTTGTGATCTCCTCCAAAATGATCATCTCTATGATTTGTTACAGGAGAGAAGAATTGGTTAATGAGATATCCTTCACTCCCCATAATTTCTACTGCTCCAAATCCTGTTTCTTTCGCGAGCTTTGCTGCGATCCCGAAATCTTCTGCGGTTTTCCAACATTCTTCTTCTGTGAGAGCTCTAGGAACATATCTATTAATTGGAGCGCGGAGCGCAGAAGGGCCTACGCAGTTTCTATCGAATGCATATCGTCCTGCATGGAAAAGTTGAGCGCACATAGTTCCGCTTCCATTCAGAAGATCATTCATCTTCTTTAGTTCGGATGCATGTTCTTCATTTTGTATATTGAAGAAGTGTTTAGATCCTCTTCCTTCTTCGTTTACACTTATTCCACCGGTAACTATAAGGCCTACACCACCTTCAAAACGTTTTCCATAAAATGCGGCCATTCTTTCTGCAGTTTCGGTTTTGCCTTCGAGTCCAAGGTGCATAGATCCCATCACAAACCGATTTGGAAGGGTAAACTTTCCTATATTTATGGGTTGAAATGCTTTTTCCATGGTACAATTTCTCCGCTAATTTACGTATTGAAGCGATTATTTACCAATGGTAATATAAATGATCTAAGATTCAAGAGATAAATTACCACTGGTAAATATGTTCTTGCAAAGAATTGGAAATATTAAGAATCGTTAGTATGCCCGTAAATAAGAAACGCCGCCAACAACAGGGTCCAGGAAGGCCGTTTAAAAAAGATAAGATCACCGTTAGGGAAGATCTTATATCCGCGGGAACCGAATTATTAAAGACTACTCCTCTAGAGGAGATCTCTTTGCGAAAAGTTGCTTCTCTTGCAGGTGTGAGTCATGCTGCATCTTATCATCACTTCGAAAATAAAAACGCATTGCTTGCTGCGATCTCAGAAAGAGGATTTCAGAAATATTTTTCAGAGTATCAAAAGGAACTCGAAAAAACGGAAAACGATTTTCTGGGCCGTTTTCGCGCTCTTGGTTGGACCTATATTCAGTTTATTCTTAACAACCAACAATTCGCAAGGATTATGTTCGGTGGTATTGATATAAATTTACATCCCACATTGTCTGCAGTTTCTAGAAGAACATACAGACAGTTACATGAAATTATACGCATGGGTCAAAGACTGGGAGCAATTAAGCCAGGGCAAACTCGCGAAAAAACTGTAGCCTCTTGGTCTATGATCCATGGGATCGCAATGCTCTTTTTGGAAGGTAGGATAAAACCCCAAAAGAACAAAGAGGACATGAAAAAATTTATCTTGTCCGTGATAGAGTGTGCTTACACTGGAATGACATTACCTTTAAGCAGATAGAATTTCGTATTCGGATAGATCAATCTTTCTAGTCTTATAAGAATATTCGTAAGTATGACCGGGCCAATTGTTTGTGTTCTTACCGGAAGCATTGATATACCAGTTTGTACATCCAGTGTCCCATACGAATTTATCAAATTTTTTGTTTAATGATGTATTGTAGTTTTGCATGCTTCTAACTTTGGGGATCAATGCTTGGATCCCTTTTTTATTCATTTCATTCAAAGCAGAAATTAGATAGCGTACTTGAGATTCGATCATATACACGATAGAGTTATGAGCTAGATTGGTATTCGGGCCGTATAAAATATAAAAATTCGGGAAGCCTGCAACAGCCAAGCCTAGATAAGCCTCTGCACCATTCTTCCAAACTTCATTCAGATCTTGGTTTTTGGTTCCTTTCACTTTCATAGGAGAAAGGAATTCAGTAGCTTTAAATCCAGTTCCAAAAACGATCGCATCAAATTTTTGGAGACCAACTTTAGTTACTATTCCTTCTGGAGTCGCCTCTTTGATGGATTCAGAAAGAACTTTTGTATTCGGTTTTGCTAATGCTTCATAATAATCATTAGAAAGAAGAATACGCTTGCATCCTGCAGGATAATCAGGAGTCAGAATTTTACGTAGTTCTGGATCTTTTACAAACTTTTTCATATGGGAAAGACTCATCCATTTTACGATCTTGTTTGCATGATTATTCTTTTGGAATGCGATCATTCGGATCTCGTTCCAAATATAAATTTGGAATCTAAGTAATAATCTATATCCAGGAAAATATTTGAATAAGAACTTTTCGAAACCAAAATATTTACGATCTGGTTTAGGAACCACCCAAGGTGCAGTTCTTTGAAAAACAGTTACATCTGCTCCCTGGTTTACGATTTGTGGAATGAATTGAATAGCGCTCGCACCAGTTCCGATGGCTGCTACCTTCTTCCCTGAGAAATTATAAGAAGGATCCCAGTTTGCAGAATGAAATATCCTGCCTTTAAAACTTTCTAAACCTTTAATTGAAGGTAGAGCAGGGCGATTCAATTGCCCTACGGCAGAAATAAAAACATCATGTTCTAATGTTTCATTTTGAGAAGTTTTGATCTTCCAAACTCTAGACGAATCATCCCAATCTGCAGATTTGATCTCGGTCCCAAAACGAATATGTGGAAGTATTCCGTATTTTTCTGCGCAATGTTTTAAGTAAGAAAGTATCTCAGGCTGAGCGGAATATTTTCTAGGCCAGTTAGAATTTGGCTCAAAAGAAAAAGAATAAAGGTGAGAAGGAACATCACATGCAGCCCCCGGATAAGTATTTTCTCTCCAAGTTCCTCCTACTGAATTTGATTTTTCATAAATTACGAAATTATGGAATCCATTCTTCTTAAGTTGTATTGCAGCACATAAACCGCCGAAACCTGTACCTACAATCGCGATAGAGATCGATTTTTCTTTTTTATTTTGTGACTGCATGTTTTCCAAACTCCGGATAATGTTTATGAACAAATGTTCATGAGGCTTGATTTTTTAGGATTCGACTTAAGCGCATCATTGAAAGGAAAATCATTCTAGCAAGTCGATTTTTTGCGCTATAATTGTATCGAACCTTGTTAAATATCAACTTACGTTTATTCTTGAGGAGAAGGAAGAAAGATCCGGATCATCGCTTCCTTAGAATTAGGAAATTCCAATGTCAAAGAACCTTGGAAAATTCTCAATAATGCACTATGTATTTTCAACCCTTGGCCGGAAGAACGTACTGATATAAGATCTTTTCCTATTTCGTTTTTGATCTGAATGGATAAACCGCTTTCATATTGAATACGAATGTAAATGCCTGCTGATCTTAACTCTCCAGAATATTTTACTGCGTTGCGTAAGGATTCCCTGAATGCATAATACAAAACTTCCTGAACTTCGGGAGGATAGTTTTCAGTTTGTGAATTCACATTTGGATCTATTTTCCAAATTAGAGTGTAATCTTTTGCATCAATATCCTGTAGTTTTTGTAACATTGAAATTAAGCCTATCCTGGAAATTTCTAAGCCAGTATCAGACATTTCTCTCAATAGAGAGGATATTCTTTTATGAAGTTCTGTTAGAGAATTTGCATGTTGGGCATTGAGACTTCCCGATTTGTCATTAGAGATTTCCAAAATAAGAGAATGGATTTCCGGAAGTATTTCATCATGAAGTATTTGTCTAGTCTTCTGATCTGAAAGTCTTTGTTCTTGGATTTTCTTTCTTTGAAGTTCTTCTAAAATATTTCCTGTTTCCTCTAAAAATAGGGAATGTACGAGCCAAGTTCCTGTGATTCTTGCAATTTCAATTTCTTCTTCTGCGAATAGTCCTCCATTTTCTTTTTGGCCCAAGATTAAGTAGGCATCTCCGGAAAGTACACTTTCTATTTTTACTCGGACCACAAATCCTGAAAATTGATCTTTGTCTAAGTATTGAATATTTGGATTTTCTAGATTTGGAACTATTTTAGAAAAATCAAATGTTTCCGGCGGAATATTTTCCGGATAATAAATATTCGTATCTGATATGTATGGGATTTTTCCTTGGAATACCAAAGCCGCCTTAGTCGCTTCCAATACATCTTTGCACAAATATCCGAAAGAAAGTTTGATTGAACCGGAAGATAAGATCTTTTTTAATACTTCGTTTTGGTTGGAACTGATCTGTTTGTTTTTTCGAACTGTAAAAAATCGGGAAAGGAAGAAGGAATAAGAGAATATGATGAAAATTTCCGCTCTAGGATAGCCTAATTTTGCGAAAACAAAATATAAACAAGAAAGTAAGAAAGCCACATAGATTGAATTTTTCCATTCTTGTTTTAGGCTAATCTTAGGTAATATTCTTCCTGTAATTATTTCATAAGATGTTAATGCCCAACCTAAAACTAAAATAGAAACACAAATCAACAGTTGTATACTGAGGACAAATCCGTAAAAGTATTTGGGTTCTTTTTCTGCTTTTAAGATCAAATTTTCTATAATTCCGAATTCATCGCCTACAAATAGAAGAGAAACTAGTAAGACAACTCCGAACAAGGAAAAGCCAATTCCTTTTAAGAATGGAACTGCCTTTTGTCTTCCTAACTCGGAAAGACTATTATCCGAAATTTTGAATAAGAATAAACAAAGTAGGGAAAGAAATACGCACGCAAAAATATAGATTAAATAAGCGGATTTAAATGAGAAGGGAACTAATTTCCAATATTCAAATAAACTGATATTCCAGCTTCGTCCTGGGTTATAAATAAGTAGGATGGAGATTGCAATTAATTGGCAAAAAGATAAGATATAGAATAAATAAAAAAAGATCCCTTTCTTTTTTAAAAATCCAAAAAACCAAACAATTACTACAAACCATCCGAATGGAATCAGTATCAATAATATCAATCCCGGAAAAAAATATAAGATTGGATAAGAGGATACGACTAAAAACCCATTTTGGCCAAGGATTGCAGAGAAAGAGAATAATAACGAAGATACAATTAAAGTAAAAATACTAAAATATGCAGCAGCGTTTTTCTTTTCCAGATTTGTTCCGGTGGTTGATCCTAACCAAAACAAATTTGTAGAAAGAAAGATAAAAACGGAGCAGATTAATATTTCAAGATCTATAGT
Protein-coding sequences here:
- a CDS encoding FAD-dependent oxidoreductase produces the protein MEKAFQPINIGKFTLPNRFVMGSMHLGLEGKTETAERMAAFYGKRFEGGVGLIVTGGISVNEEGRGSKHFFNIQNEEHASELKKMNDLLNGSGTMCAQLFHAGRYAFDRNCVGPSALRAPINRYVPRALTEEECWKTAEDFGIAAKLAKETGFGAVEIMGSEGYLINQFFSPVTNHRDDHFGGDHKRRMNMAVEVLRAVVKNLPEGFPIIFRMSGIDLIPGNPTFEEVCDLAQTLKQEGVSALNIGIGWHESRIPTISQLVPRGAWANIAGRIKEKTPGIPIIASNRVNDPNTVQRIFDTNQADIISMARPFLADAFIVKKIQTGMSNRINTCIACNQSCLDHAFIDKSVSCLVNPQAVNELEYKIDSTVKPQKVVVIGSGPGGLEAARASASLGHEVILLEKADQLGGQFQLASNIPGKSEFKETIRYFKNELPALGVDIRLNTNCDLNLLEELDPDAIIFATGVKPREFTLPGIHNLPAGNYTDYLTGKFKAGKKVAVIGGGGIGVDVAHKLTEENDPNLESYSKKYNIDSYTNTVIQPHKSERDVAIFRRSGKHGAGLGPTTFWALKQELEASGVEFFQGLNYKEITKEGLKITLKNGEEVLYQCDSLVLCVGQEKESSLYETYKSLYPQKQIFIIGGAKDSKGIDAERAFLEGLNAAYSIGKENKITANA
- a CDS encoding TetR/AcrR family transcriptional regulator encodes the protein MPVNKKRRQQQGPGRPFKKDKITVREDLISAGTELLKTTPLEEISLRKVASLAGVSHAASYHHFENKNALLAAISERGFQKYFSEYQKELEKTENDFLGRFRALGWTYIQFILNNQQFARIMFGGIDINLHPTLSAVSRRTYRQLHEIIRMGQRLGAIKPGQTREKTVASWSMIHGIAMLFLEGRIKPQKNKEDMKKFILSVIECAYTGMTLPLSR
- a CDS encoding flavin-containing monooxygenase translates to MQSQNKKEKSISIAIVGTGFGGLCAAIQLKKNGFHNFVIYEKSNSVGGTWRENTYPGAACDVPSHLYSFSFEPNSNWPRKYSAQPEILSYLKHCAEKYGILPHIRFGTEIKSADWDDSSRVWKIKTSQNETLEHDVFISAVGQLNRPALPSIKGLESFKGRIFHSANWDPSYNFSGKKVAAIGTGASAIQFIPQIVNQGADVTVFQRTAPWVVPKPDRKYFGFEKFLFKYFPGYRLLLRFQIYIWNEIRMIAFQKNNHANKIVKWMSLSHMKKFVKDPELRKILTPDYPAGCKRILLSNDYYEALAKPNTKVLSESIKEATPEGIVTKVGLQKFDAIVFGTGFKATEFLSPMKVKGTKNQDLNEVWKNGAEAYLGLAVAGFPNFYILYGPNTNLAHNSIVYMIESQVRYLISALNEMNKKGIQALIPKVRSMQNYNTSLNKKFDKFVWDTGCTNWYINASGKNTNNWPGHTYEYSYKTRKIDLSEYEILSA
- a CDS encoding ATP-binding protein, which encodes MTIDLEILICSVFIFLSTNLFWLGSTTGTNLEKKNAAAYFSIFTLIVSSLLFSFSAILGQNGFLVVSSYPILYFFPGLILLILIPFGWFVVIVWFFGFLKKKGIFFYLFYILSFCQLIAISILLIYNPGRSWNISLFEYWKLVPFSFKSAYLIYIFACVFLSLLCLFLFKISDNSLSELGRQKAVPFLKGIGFSLFGVVLLVSLLFVGDEFGIIENLILKAEKEPKYFYGFVLSIQLLICVSILVLGWALTSYEIITGRILPKISLKQEWKNSIYVAFLLSCLYFVFAKLGYPRAEIFIIFSYSFFLSRFFTVRKNKQISSNQNEVLKKILSSGSIKLSFGYLCKDVLEATKAALVFQGKIPYISDTNIYYPENIPPETFDFSKIVPNLENPNIQYLDKDQFSGFVVRVKIESVLSGDAYLILGQKENGGLFAEEEIEIARITGTWLVHSLFLEETGNILEELQRKKIQEQRLSDQKTRQILHDEILPEIHSLILEISNDKSGSLNAQHANSLTELHKRISSLLREMSDTGLEISRIGLISMLQKLQDIDAKDYTLIWKIDPNVNSQTENYPPEVQEVLYYAFRESLRNAVKYSGELRSAGIYIRIQYESGLSIQIKNEIGKDLISVRSSGQGLKIHSALLRIFQGSLTLEFPNSKEAMIRIFLPSPQE